From the genome of uncultured Fusobacterium sp.:
CTATACCTATTATTTCTCCTTTTTCTACTGAGAGATTAATTCTTTTTACTACCTCTCCCTTATCCTCATATTTTATAGTTAAATTCTTTATCTCTAACATAAATCTCTCCTATTTAAAAGCTGTTTTACTAGTTATCCAATAGTAATCTATTGGGAACATCTCTACATTTTTCAACTTCTGAGAAGATATTAAGTAAGTTGTTTCATATCCAAAGAAAATAGTTGGGATATCATCCATTATCAACTGTTGAACCTCTACTATTAACTCTCTTCTTAGAACTGGATCAAACTCCTTTTCCAATCTATCTAAAAGCTCATCAACTTTTGGATTATTATATCCAGTTTGGTTAGAGATAGATTTACTATACCAGTTCTCTCTCAGATATTTTTCAGGGTCTCCTGTATTAGCTACAAGGACATTCCAAATTAATAGATCAAATTTTCCAGCATCTCTAAAATCTAAAAGTGTTTCATAGCTCACTGTGTTAATCTTTACATTAATGCCAACCTCTTTTAAACTTATTTGAGCTGCTTGAGCATAGATTTTTAACTCCTCTCTACTAGTATAGATTACAAAATCTAATATAAGTTTCTTCCCATCTGGAGTTTCTACATATCCATCTCCATCCACATCTTTATATCCAGCCTTAGCTAAAATTTGTTTTGCACTATCTGGATTATAGCTATTTTCATCTACTAATTCATCAAATCCAAAATCCAATGTTGGAGGTACAGGTGCTTTTCCTGGTATTGCTCCTCCAGCTAATAAAACTTTACAATATACCTCTTTATTTAAAGCTCTATTTATTGCTTGACGAAGAGCTTTATCCTTTAAAACCCCATTCTCATTCATAAAAGCATAAGTAGCTCTCAATGATTCTAAGCTTTGTACATTATATTTTTCACTGTCTTGAAAATCAATTAAGTTTTCAGTTTTTAAGTTGTAAGCAATTTGTATCTCTCCAGATTGCATAGCCATAGAACGAGTAGCTTGGTCATTAATACATTTAAAATTAACTTTTTCAAATGGTACTTCTCCACCCCAATAGTGAGGATTTTTTCTCACTATACAATACTCTGTGGGATTAAACTCCTCTACCACATATGGTCCTGTACAGACAGGTCCCTCCATAGCAAATTTTGAAGTATCTGCCTCTATATTAACTATTAAAAATAGTGGATCAGCAAAACAACCAGGTAAAGTAGTATTTGGTGTTTCTGTTGTCACTACTAAATAATCTCCATCTACAGTAAAAGATTTTGGCTTAAAAAATGATTCTGCTCTTTTACTCATACTAAAAGTACGCTCTAAAGATTTTTTTACACTCTCAACTGTCATATCAGTTCCATCAGAGAATTTAACACCCTTACGTATTTTAAATCTCCATTGACTTCCATCTTCATTATGTTCCCAACTCTCAGCTAAAGAAGATGTAATATGTCCATCTTTATCAAATTTTGTTAAAGTTTCTCCTATTCCATATCTTAATATTACCCAGCTAAAATACTGTTCAGTTGGCTCAAGTGTATCTGCAAAACTTGTAACTCCTATTGTTATTTGATTTTTTTCTTTAGCAATTTCTGTACTTTTCTCATCTATCTTAGTTTGAGTTGCTACAGTTTTCTCCTCAACTTTTTTACTCTCCTCTCCACATGAAATTAAAAGAGTAGAAAAAAGCATCATAGTTATAATTTTTCCATACTTATTAAATTTTAACATATTAAAAATTTCCCTCCATATAGTTTTTATTGTTTTGTATCCATTAAATCTCTTATGCTGTCACCTAACATATTAAAAATTACAACCACACTTACTATGGCAATTCCT
Proteins encoded in this window:
- a CDS encoding ABC transporter substrate-binding protein, coding for MLKFNKYGKIITMMLFSTLLISCGEESKKVEEKTVATQTKIDEKSTEIAKEKNQITIGVTSFADTLEPTEQYFSWVILRYGIGETLTKFDKDGHITSSLAESWEHNEDGSQWRFKIRKGVKFSDGTDMTVESVKKSLERTFSMSKRAESFFKPKSFTVDGDYLVVTTETPNTTLPGCFADPLFLIVNIEADTSKFAMEGPVCTGPYVVEEFNPTEYCIVRKNPHYWGGEVPFEKVNFKCINDQATRSMAMQSGEIQIAYNLKTENLIDFQDSEKYNVQSLESLRATYAFMNENGVLKDKALRQAINRALNKEVYCKVLLAGGAIPGKAPVPPTLDFGFDELVDENSYNPDSAKQILAKAGYKDVDGDGYVETPDGKKLILDFVIYTSREELKIYAQAAQISLKEVGINVKINTVSYETLLDFRDAGKFDLLIWNVLVANTGDPEKYLRENWYSKSISNQTGYNNPKVDELLDRLEKEFDPVLRRELIVEVQQLIMDDIPTIFFGYETTYLISSQKLKNVEMFPIDYYWITSKTAFK